A genomic region of Planococcus kocurii contains the following coding sequences:
- a CDS encoding pseudouridine synthase, giving the protein MERLQKVLAHAGVASRRKSEQLILDGKVRVNGKTIKELGVKVSSSDKIEVEGVQLEKEQKVYYLLYKPRGVISAVSDDKNRKVVTDFFTDIEKRIYPVGRLDYDTSGLLIMTNDGEFANMLTHPKFEIDKTYVARLKGIPERDDLKKLERGIKLEDGMTAPARVKLLSGDKKTGKAIVQITIHEGRNRQVRRMFEAIGFPVQKLSREQFAFLTLHGLNAGESRELSSHEVKLLRVLADTGKRV; this is encoded by the coding sequence ATGGAAAGATTACAGAAAGTACTTGCACACGCAGGCGTAGCATCAAGACGTAAATCAGAACAATTGATTTTGGACGGCAAAGTAAGAGTCAATGGAAAAACAATTAAAGAACTTGGCGTAAAAGTTTCAAGTTCAGATAAGATCGAAGTAGAAGGCGTTCAGCTTGAAAAAGAGCAGAAGGTCTATTATTTGCTGTATAAGCCACGTGGTGTCATTTCCGCTGTTTCTGATGATAAAAATCGGAAAGTTGTCACGGATTTTTTCACAGATATTGAAAAACGGATATACCCAGTCGGGCGTTTAGATTATGATACATCTGGTTTACTGATCATGACGAACGATGGCGAATTTGCCAACATGCTGACACATCCAAAGTTCGAAATTGATAAAACGTATGTAGCTCGCTTAAAAGGGATTCCAGAAAGAGACGATTTGAAAAAACTAGAACGTGGCATCAAACTAGAAGATGGCATGACAGCACCTGCTAGAGTAAAGCTACTGTCTGGTGATAAAAAGACAGGTAAGGCAATCGTGCAAATTACCATCCATGAAGGAAGAAACCGCCAAGTCCGTAGAATGTTTGAAGCAATTGGCTTCCCAGTTCAGAAATTGAGTCGTGAGCAGTTTGCTTTTCTAACTCTACACGGCTTGAATGCTGGTGAATCACGTGAACTTTCTTCGCATGAAGTCAAATTATTGCGTGTATTAGCGGATACAGGCAAACGCGTCTAA
- a CDS encoding ferredoxin gives MAKYTIVDKDTCIACGACGAAAPDIYDYDDEGIAFVILDNNMGTEQVPDELEEDMEDAFEGCPTDSIKVADTSFEGDPLKYED, from the coding sequence ATGGCTAAGTATACCATTGTCGACAAGGATACTTGCATCGCTTGTGGTGCTTGTGGTGCTGCTGCACCTGACATTTATGATTATGATGACGAAGGAATCGCTTTTGTTATTTTAGATAATAACATGGGAACAGAACAAGTTCCAGATGAACTCGAAGAAGACATGGAAGATGCATTTGAAGGCTGTCCAACAGATTCGATCAAAGTTGCAGATACATCTTTCGAAGGCGATCCGTTAAAATACGAAGACTGA
- a CDS encoding RNA polymerase sigma factor SigX, whose amino-acid sequence MNDSVFHRLYDEFHQDVFQFLIYLVKNRHVSEDLMQEVYIRAFRAYDRFEGRSSEKTWLFSIAKNVAIDHFRKTAVRTKHSMAYFDWETQQLVSSEKLPEEVSLLNEDKIFLYKALDTCTGDQKMVVIMRFFQDLSIAETAEVLGWTEGKVKTTQHRAIKALREKLIAREGGDDNVK is encoded by the coding sequence TTGAATGACTCCGTTTTCCATCGACTGTACGATGAATTTCATCAGGATGTCTTTCAGTTTTTGATTTATCTGGTGAAAAATAGGCATGTGTCAGAAGACTTGATGCAAGAAGTGTATATTCGTGCCTTTCGAGCATACGATCGCTTTGAAGGAAGAAGTTCAGAAAAGACATGGCTTTTTTCGATTGCAAAAAACGTGGCAATCGATCATTTTCGGAAAACAGCAGTACGCACAAAACATTCGATGGCGTATTTTGATTGGGAAACACAACAATTGGTGTCGTCTGAAAAACTCCCAGAAGAAGTTTCCTTATTGAATGAAGATAAAATATTTCTTTATAAAGCATTGGATACGTGTACAGGAGATCAGAAAATGGTCGTCATAATGCGGTTTTTTCAAGACTTGTCGATCGCAGAAACTGCAGAAGTTTTAGGCTGGACTGAAGGAAAAGTGAAGACAACACAACATCGTGCAATAAAAGCATTACGTGAAAAATTAATAGCTAGGGAAGGGGGAGACGACAATGTCAAATGA
- the scpB gene encoding SMC-Scp complex subunit ScpB: MKTNLSSKIEALLFVAGDDGLTLKQLQFLTEVSNEELQAGISELHSRYDASVSGIALKELAGVFQLVTKPEVAETIQKLVENPTVQALSQASLEVLAIIAYKQPITRVEVEDLRGVKSEKALQTLTAKGLVQEAGRVEGTGRAILYGTTSEFLNYFGLKSLDELPPLPEEAANDLDEDTDLFMTNFQEAFKEEVKV, from the coding sequence ATGAAGACGAATCTTTCGAGTAAAATAGAGGCGCTGCTTTTTGTGGCAGGAGATGATGGCCTAACATTAAAACAGCTTCAATTTTTAACAGAAGTGAGCAATGAAGAGTTGCAAGCGGGTATTAGTGAATTGCATTCACGCTATGACGCTTCTGTCAGTGGCATTGCCCTTAAGGAATTAGCAGGTGTCTTTCAACTTGTCACTAAACCAGAAGTAGCTGAGACAATTCAAAAGTTAGTGGAAAATCCGACCGTCCAAGCATTGTCTCAAGCTTCGTTAGAAGTATTAGCGATAATTGCTTATAAGCAACCCATTACACGAGTTGAAGTAGAAGACTTACGCGGAGTGAAAAGCGAAAAAGCTCTTCAAACGTTAACTGCTAAAGGACTTGTTCAAGAAGCAGGACGTGTAGAAGGAACCGGTCGTGCCATTTTATACGGGACGACAAGCGAGTTTTTAAATTATTTTGGATTAAAAAGTTTAGACGAACTTCCACCATTACCTGAAGAAGCAGCAAATGATTTGGATGAAGATACGGATCTTTTTATGACGAATTTTCAAGAAGCCTTTAAAGAAGAAGTAAAAGTGTAA
- a CDS encoding DUF309 domain-containing protein, whose amino-acid sequence MHPLHHPLFIQYIINFNQEKDFFECHEVGEDYWKSVAPKDKLHPLTGWIQLAVGMYHWRRSNYPGALRSFIRAKVKLSAGGVWVDGVDHEKLIGILTDSIKAVTERKPFVAQDIPIVSENLKQAVESYRLENPLTLQDPYFLMHKHRLRDRSSIISLREQKKGETFKLKVAFFFWTFFEKRICFFR is encoded by the coding sequence ATGCATCCACTTCACCATCCGCTGTTTATTCAGTACATTATTAATTTTAATCAAGAAAAAGATTTTTTCGAATGCCATGAAGTCGGAGAAGATTATTGGAAGTCTGTTGCCCCGAAAGACAAATTACATCCCTTGACTGGCTGGATTCAATTAGCAGTCGGCATGTACCATTGGCGAAGAAGCAATTATCCCGGTGCACTGCGGTCGTTTATCCGCGCCAAGGTAAAGCTTTCAGCAGGAGGAGTTTGGGTTGACGGAGTTGATCATGAAAAGCTAATCGGTATTTTAACCGATTCGATTAAAGCTGTCACAGAACGCAAGCCTTTTGTCGCACAAGACATTCCTATTGTTTCAGAAAATCTAAAACAAGCAGTAGAATCCTATCGTTTAGAAAATCCGCTAACGCTGCAAGATCCTTATTTCCTCATGCATAAGCATAGACTTCGTGACCGATCTTCAATCATTAGTTTACGCGAACAAAAAAAAGGCGAAACCTTTAAATTAAAGGTCGCCTTTTTTTTCTGGACATTTTTTGAGAAACGCATCTGTTTCTTCCGTTGA
- a CDS encoding segregation/condensation protein A, which produces MSYEVKVEAFEGPLDLLLHLIHRLEIDIYDIPVSQITSQYMEHIRAMQVLELNEASEYLVMAATLIAIKSKTLLPVHEGELDEVEYDFDEQDPREELVSRLVEYRKFKDASSNLRELESNRSAIYTKAPMDLSEIQATIPGEQVDLDVNAYDMLGAFQKMLRRKQLKSPLSARITRQEISIKQQMTAIVDQLKLSKGRTSFSDLFPSNDKTVLVVSFLSILELMKRQVIAVEQQMNFTDLMVELRKDKWEYEDESFE; this is translated from the coding sequence ATGTCTTACGAAGTGAAAGTGGAGGCCTTTGAAGGTCCTCTTGATTTATTATTGCATTTAATCCACCGTTTGGAAATTGATATTTACGATATTCCTGTTTCACAGATTACTTCACAGTATATGGAACACATACGTGCGATGCAAGTTCTAGAATTGAATGAAGCGAGTGAGTATCTTGTTATGGCGGCAACTTTGATTGCGATTAAGAGTAAAACCTTACTGCCAGTGCATGAAGGAGAGCTCGATGAAGTAGAGTATGACTTTGATGAGCAGGACCCACGAGAAGAATTGGTATCGCGACTTGTAGAATACCGTAAATTCAAAGATGCTTCCTCGAATTTAAGAGAGTTAGAAAGTAATCGTTCCGCCATCTATACGAAAGCACCAATGGATTTATCGGAAATCCAAGCAACTATTCCCGGTGAGCAAGTTGATCTTGATGTGAATGCATATGATATGCTTGGGGCTTTTCAGAAGATGCTGCGTCGGAAACAGTTAAAATCGCCTTTGTCTGCGCGCATCACTCGTCAGGAAATTTCCATCAAACAACAAATGACAGCTATTGTCGACCAATTAAAATTGTCAAAAGGTCGTACGTCTTTTAGTGATTTATTTCCATCAAATGATAAGACTGTATTGGTGGTATCGTTCTTATCAATTTTAGAGTTGATGAAACGTCAAGTCATTGCAGTAGAGCAACAAATGAATTTCACGGATTTGATGGTGGAGCTCAGAAAGGACAAGTGGGAATATGAAGACGAATCTTTCGAGTAA
- the ccsB gene encoding c-type cytochrome biogenesis protein CcsB: MTLADISSNLLYVAFIAYLIATFVFGGAVKGNKEGTFKSEKRWGNVAIIITLIGFAANLGYFFTRWGATGHAPLSNMFEFTTAFGMTLVGGFVILYFLYRTPVLGMIVLPVALLIIAFASMFPSEVSPLIPALQTNWLAIHVSTVVIAEGILAISAAAGLIYLLKVVDLTKKSKQRFWLEAIMYSLVLVLGFVLASSFFSVTGYEAEFNYVDKEAKEAAITYTMPPIFGMNEYEALTDAAMTPLVETPAIVDAAKLTTVLWSVMVGTVLYWLIRLVFRKRIAAILKPFVKNVNLQLMDEIGYRAVIIGFPVFTLGALIFAMIWAQIAWSRFWGWDPKEVWALITWLFYAAYLHLRLGKGWQGEKSAWLAVIGFVIIMFNLVAVNLIIAGLHSYA; encoded by the coding sequence ATGACATTAGCTGATATAAGTTCAAACCTATTATATGTAGCATTTATTGCTTATCTAATTGCAACATTCGTTTTTGGTGGAGCAGTTAAAGGCAATAAAGAGGGAACATTTAAATCGGAAAAACGATGGGGCAATGTTGCAATTATTATTACCCTTATCGGTTTTGCTGCCAATCTAGGCTATTTCTTTACTAGATGGGGCGCAACTGGCCATGCACCGCTAAGCAATATGTTTGAATTTACAACAGCTTTCGGTATGACGTTAGTTGGTGGATTTGTCATTTTGTACTTCCTCTACAGAACGCCGGTTCTTGGTATGATCGTACTGCCTGTTGCTTTACTGATCATCGCATTTGCTAGTATGTTCCCGAGTGAAGTTAGTCCACTTATTCCAGCCCTGCAAACAAACTGGTTGGCAATTCATGTCAGCACGGTTGTTATTGCAGAAGGAATTTTAGCTATTAGTGCCGCGGCAGGTCTAATTTACCTATTAAAGGTAGTAGACCTTACGAAGAAATCTAAGCAACGCTTTTGGCTTGAAGCGATTATGTACTCACTAGTATTAGTACTTGGTTTTGTATTAGCTAGTTCGTTCTTTTCTGTTACAGGCTATGAAGCAGAATTTAATTATGTCGATAAAGAAGCTAAAGAAGCCGCGATCACATATACAATGCCACCCATTTTTGGTATGAATGAATACGAAGCGTTAACAGACGCTGCGATGACACCACTAGTCGAAACGCCCGCCATTGTTGATGCTGCAAAACTGACGACTGTTCTTTGGTCAGTGATGGTCGGGACAGTTCTTTATTGGTTGATTCGTCTGGTTTTCAGAAAGCGTATTGCTGCAATTCTGAAACCATTCGTTAAAAATGTTAATCTGCAGCTGATGGATGAAATTGGTTACCGCGCCGTAATTATCGGATTTCCAGTCTTCACCCTAGGTGCCTTAATATTCGCCATGATTTGGGCACAAATTGCTTGGTCGCGTTTCTGGGGCTGGGACCCGAAAGAAGTATGGGCATTGATCACCTGGTTATTCTATGCAGCATACTTGCACTTGCGTTTAGGTAAAGGATGGCAAGGTGAGAAGTCTGCATGGCTGGCTGTTATTGGCTTTGTGATCATCATGTTCAACTTGGTAGCAGTCAACTTAATAATTGCCGGGTTACATTCTTACGCATAA
- a CDS encoding GNAT family N-acetyltransferase encodes MLFRYKKSFEKIAMGLMSFMPKERELKKLQQTMHIYEENPDWQLFLWKKEDDFVGLLGVEVSEETFTIHHISVNPSHRGEGIGREMIGKIQRIMQDREMLSTEETDAFLKKCPEKKGDL; translated from the coding sequence ATGTTATTCAGATATAAGAAATCATTCGAAAAAATTGCTATGGGGCTTATGTCGTTCATGCCGAAAGAACGAGAGTTAAAAAAGCTTCAACAAACGATGCATATTTACGAGGAAAACCCCGATTGGCAATTATTCCTTTGGAAAAAAGAGGATGATTTTGTCGGGCTATTAGGTGTGGAAGTTAGCGAAGAAACTTTCACCATCCATCACATATCTGTGAACCCTTCTCATCGCGGAGAAGGAATCGGTCGTGAAATGATAGGCAAAATTCAGCGTATAATGCAAGATCGAGAAATGCTTTCAACGGAAGAAACAGATGCGTTTCTCAAAAAATGTCCAGAAAAAAAAGGCGACCTTTAA
- the resA gene encoding thiol-disulfide oxidoreductase ResA — protein MDEQGKKKNNNKKQRRAVMRTAILAILIAAIGYTIYNSATAEDVSVLKVGDKAPDFALVDLEGNNHKLSDYEGQGVFLNFWGTWCKPCAKEMPAMDRQFDVFSDQGVQVLAVNIAQSDFEVQSFADQYGLSFPVVIDKTKSVMTAYNIRPLPTTVLVNPEGNIQRIITGEMTEQDIEGFMEEIKPD, from the coding sequence ATGGATGAGCAAGGAAAGAAGAAAAACAACAACAAGAAGCAAAGACGAGCTGTGATGAGAACGGCAATTTTGGCGATTTTAATAGCTGCTATAGGTTATACCATCTACAACAGTGCAACAGCTGAAGATGTCAGTGTACTTAAAGTCGGTGATAAAGCTCCTGATTTTGCTTTAGTAGATCTTGAAGGCAATAATCACAAATTATCAGATTATGAAGGTCAAGGTGTCTTTTTGAATTTCTGGGGTACGTGGTGCAAACCGTGTGCGAAAGAAATGCCAGCTATGGATCGGCAATTTGATGTCTTTTCAGACCAAGGCGTTCAAGTGCTTGCAGTAAACATTGCTCAATCGGATTTTGAAGTCCAATCTTTTGCGGATCAATACGGCTTGTCTTTTCCAGTAGTGATTGATAAAACAAAAAGTGTGATGACGGCCTATAACATCAGGCCATTGCCAACTACAGTGCTTGTTAATCCGGAAGGAAATATTCAGCGCATCATTACAGGTGAAATGACCGAACAGGATATTGAAGGGTTTATGGAAGAAATTAAACCTGACTAA
- a CDS encoding ECF transporter S component, translated as MKNKKLQTMIVIGMLSSISFILMLFNFPLPALPAFLKVDFSDVPALIAAITMGPVAGILVAFFKNVLDWLFAGSPTGVPVGHMANFITSLLFILPVYAIYHKVANKKGMIFGLAVGTLTMAIGMSVLNYFVFLPMYTYFLNVPAETGNALFGTIVLGILPFNLIKGLLLTSVVLLVFSSMHTWIEKQRSYYLS; from the coding sequence ATGAAGAACAAAAAGTTACAAACGATGATTGTGATTGGGATGTTAAGCAGTATTTCATTTATATTGATGCTTTTTAACTTTCCACTACCTGCATTACCGGCTTTTTTGAAAGTGGATTTTAGTGACGTACCGGCATTAATTGCAGCCATCACGATGGGGCCAGTTGCAGGGATTTTAGTAGCATTCTTCAAAAACGTGTTGGATTGGCTTTTTGCAGGAAGTCCGACAGGTGTACCTGTTGGTCATATGGCTAACTTTATAACAAGTTTGCTGTTTATCCTTCCGGTTTATGCCATCTACCACAAAGTAGCGAATAAAAAAGGCATGATTTTTGGCTTAGCTGTGGGAACATTAACTATGGCAATTGGTATGAGTGTTTTAAACTATTTTGTGTTCTTGCCAATGTATACGTACTTTTTAAATGTGCCTGCTGAAACGGGCAATGCGTTATTTGGCACAATTGTCTTAGGGATATTACCATTTAACTTAATCAAAGGTCTATTGTTAACTTCGGTCGTCCTGCTAGTATTCAGCAGCATGCACACATGGATCGAAAAGCAAAGATCCTATTATTTATCATAG
- a CDS encoding ATP-binding protein has product MNRIWNSVVGKLWITILLLVSFVLFIVTVLLLEFLGNYHSETVEEALNSEANMIANIFNDHEEVTSSLEIIEDIIGQETNAVIAEEPFDSSYYIHDGLNGAETREKILNEPSFQKVFETSETVMKEMLLPSLTEQNRLESYIVLASPLKTGEDRHGVVFIYQSLEVMDRTAERTTNIVFLSAFIALLLTTFFAFFLSSRITSPLRKMREGAFELAKGNFDTKVKATSSDEIGQLATAFNQMGRQLKHHVEVINQEKEQLSSILTSMADAVITFNQDKTILLSNPPAEKLLQQWIFKNGSTKAQPLPPEMLHMLDHVLGLEEEIEEELEIEGAYYAISFSPLYSGESIRGAVAVLHNMTEQHRLEKLREDFIANVSHELRTPIAMLQGYSEAILDDVGASEEERREMTRIIYEESQRMGRLITDLLNLARLESGHMRLYKEIVQLNSAIERMTLKFSQIAKENDVQLRFETTIDDWAASEMDQDRIEQVMTNLIDNAIRHTPANGQVVVRVEQQQEYAKISINDNGIGISKKDLEFVFERFYKADKARTLGKGGTGLGLAIASNIIQAHEGKIYAESLEGHGTSFAFLLPLKNM; this is encoded by the coding sequence ATGAATAGAATATGGAATAGTGTTGTCGGGAAGCTGTGGATTACGATCCTGCTTCTCGTTTCCTTTGTCCTTTTTATTGTGACAGTTCTACTTTTAGAGTTTTTGGGGAACTATCACAGTGAAACAGTGGAAGAAGCGTTGAACAGTGAAGCCAATATGATTGCGAATATTTTTAATGATCATGAAGAAGTGACCAGTTCGTTAGAAATTATAGAGGATATTATTGGGCAAGAAACCAATGCTGTAATTGCTGAAGAGCCTTTTGATAGTAGCTATTACATTCATGACGGATTGAATGGCGCTGAAACCCGAGAAAAAATATTAAATGAACCCTCTTTTCAAAAAGTGTTTGAGACAAGTGAAACAGTGATGAAAGAAATGCTCCTGCCTTCACTAACAGAACAAAATCGTCTGGAATCGTATATTGTCTTGGCTAGTCCGTTAAAGACTGGTGAAGACCGCCATGGTGTCGTATTTATCTATCAATCGTTGGAAGTGATGGACCGCACTGCAGAACGAACTACTAATATTGTATTTCTATCAGCGTTTATCGCACTTTTATTGACAACATTTTTTGCTTTCTTTTTATCCTCACGGATTACCTCTCCTCTCCGCAAAATGCGAGAAGGTGCTTTTGAGTTAGCGAAAGGAAATTTTGATACAAAAGTCAAGGCAACTTCTAGTGATGAAATTGGTCAATTGGCTACAGCGTTCAATCAAATGGGCCGTCAATTAAAGCATCATGTGGAAGTGATCAATCAGGAAAAAGAACAATTATCAAGTATTCTGACATCAATGGCCGATGCGGTCATTACTTTTAATCAAGATAAAACCATCTTGTTGAGCAATCCACCGGCTGAAAAATTACTGCAGCAATGGATTTTCAAAAATGGTTCGACTAAAGCGCAGCCATTGCCGCCTGAAATGCTTCATATGCTTGACCATGTACTAGGTCTAGAAGAAGAAATTGAAGAAGAACTCGAAATTGAAGGTGCTTATTACGCCATTAGTTTCAGTCCTTTATATAGTGGCGAATCGATACGGGGAGCTGTCGCTGTTTTGCACAATATGACAGAGCAACATCGCCTAGAGAAGCTGAGAGAAGACTTTATTGCTAATGTATCACATGAGTTGCGAACACCAATTGCGATGCTTCAAGGCTATAGTGAAGCGATTTTAGATGATGTTGGGGCATCGGAAGAAGAACGACGTGAAATGACCAGAATTATTTACGAAGAATCGCAGCGGATGGGTCGATTGATTACTGACTTGCTGAATTTGGCGCGTTTGGAATCAGGCCACATGCGACTTTATAAAGAAATTGTTCAGTTGAACAGTGCAATCGAGCGGATGACATTAAAGTTTTCTCAAATTGCCAAAGAAAACGACGTTCAATTAAGGTTTGAAACGACAATCGATGATTGGGCAGCTAGTGAGATGGATCAAGACCGAATTGAACAAGTCATGACAAATTTGATAGATAACGCTATACGACATACACCTGCAAACGGACAAGTCGTAGTTCGTGTCGAACAACAGCAGGAGTACGCAAAAATTTCAATTAATGATAACGGGATAGGTATTTCAAAAAAAGATTTAGAATTTGTCTTTGAGCGTTTTTACAAAGCAGACAAAGCGAGAACACTTGGAAAAGGTGGCACAGGACTAGGTTTAGCCATCGCTAGTAACATTATCCAAGCCCATGAAGGTAAAATATACGCAGAAAGCTTAGAAGGGCATGGAACTTCTTTTGCCTTCCTACTGCCTTTGAAAAATATGTAA
- a CDS encoding response regulator transcription factor, which produces MSEEITILVVDDEERIRRLLKMYLEREGYLVEEAEDGVQALEMALEKDYHCILLDLMMPEKNGVEVATELRETKMTPIIMLTAKGEEANRVEGFEAGADDYIVKPFSPREVVLRVKAILRRSSAYSPISNSTASKDLVVFPHLTIDHDAHRVTADGVEVNLTPKEYELLYFLAKAPDKVFDREHLLKEVWHYDFFGDLRTVDTHVKRLREKLNRVSESAAKMIVTVWGVGYKFEVGNE; this is translated from the coding sequence ATGTCTGAAGAGATTACGATTTTAGTGGTAGATGATGAAGAGCGGATTCGACGATTGCTGAAAATGTATTTAGAACGTGAAGGGTACTTAGTAGAAGAAGCTGAAGATGGTGTTCAAGCATTAGAAATGGCTTTGGAAAAAGATTATCATTGCATCTTGCTCGATCTAATGATGCCTGAAAAAAACGGTGTAGAAGTTGCTACAGAATTGCGTGAAACAAAAATGACACCGATTATCATGCTTACCGCTAAAGGAGAAGAAGCTAACCGAGTAGAAGGCTTTGAAGCTGGAGCGGATGATTACATTGTTAAACCGTTTAGTCCTAGAGAAGTGGTATTGCGTGTTAAGGCAATTTTACGCCGTTCATCTGCCTATTCACCGATATCCAATTCAACTGCTTCAAAAGACTTGGTAGTTTTCCCTCATCTTACGATCGACCACGATGCGCATCGTGTCACGGCTGATGGTGTGGAAGTAAATTTAACGCCAAAGGAATATGAATTATTGTACTTTTTAGCAAAAGCACCAGACAAAGTTTTTGACCGTGAGCATTTGCTGAAAGAAGTTTGGCATTACGACTTTTTTGGTGATTTGAGAACAGTCGATACACACGTTAAACGGTTACGCGAAAAATTGAATCGCGTGTCTGAATCGGCTGCGAAGATGATTGTTACTGTGTGGGGCGTCGGCTATAAATTTGAGGTCGGCAATGAATAG
- a CDS encoding cytochrome c biogenesis protein ResB: MENLQCQCGHVNPPGTKLCESCGRSLTEKDQKSKLVDMRYEGTARRSQTYNKSIIDKIWNFFSSVKVGVSIIVILLVAAAIGTILPQQAFVPANTEATIKDYYADTYGSIGRVYHALGFHDLYSSYWFIALVGMLAISLVIASLDRFVPLYKSLKKQRVLRHPSFMEKQRIYAEGPGSEDTLQKAETKLKELKYNVRTDKNGLLAEKGRYSRWGPYVNHIGLIIFLFGVMLRMIPGFYIDESLWLREGETRAIPEVPGYYLESENFELETYSGEGEEEIFGEALDRVGTVAKNYQTDVILYQKKEDALPGAADSQEVVKEFPIRVNQPLKFDGYAIYQMDYRLDELKTMTFALTNKKTEESLGELTIDLIDPEKNYELEGGSTVELLGYYPDFSGFENGEPQTATPLPNNPGFLVKLTTPETPEGETSFITIQNTVEPLGENDFKLTFQSVETRDVSGLTVRKDSTLPILGLGGLIFMIGVAQGMYFNHRRFWIQQKADGTILLAGHTNKNWFGLKKDLDQVAEYASLPAYTDQQDEIDKTEKAEKEGEILS; encoded by the coding sequence ATGGAGAATTTGCAATGTCAATGCGGTCATGTAAATCCGCCGGGTACGAAACTTTGTGAATCGTGCGGGCGGTCTTTGACTGAAAAAGATCAAAAGAGCAAACTGGTGGACATGCGTTATGAAGGAACGGCAAGACGTTCACAAACGTATAACAAATCTATTATTGATAAAATTTGGAACTTCTTTTCAAGTGTTAAAGTGGGCGTCAGTATTATTGTTATCTTGCTGGTAGCAGCAGCAATTGGTACGATTCTTCCGCAGCAAGCGTTTGTTCCGGCAAATACGGAAGCAACAATAAAGGATTATTACGCAGATACTTATGGCAGTATAGGGCGGGTTTATCATGCTCTTGGATTTCATGACTTATACAGTTCTTATTGGTTTATCGCCTTAGTGGGCATGCTTGCTATTTCTTTAGTAATTGCTAGCTTAGATCGTTTTGTCCCGCTTTACAAATCACTAAAAAAACAGCGTGTTCTGCGTCATCCAAGTTTTATGGAAAAACAGCGTATTTACGCTGAGGGACCTGGTTCAGAAGACACGCTACAAAAAGCTGAAACAAAGTTAAAAGAGTTAAAGTACAATGTTCGTACGGATAAAAATGGATTGCTGGCTGAAAAAGGCCGTTATTCCAGATGGGGTCCGTACGTCAATCACATTGGACTAATTATCTTTTTGTTTGGTGTTATGTTGCGCATGATTCCTGGTTTTTATATCGATGAGAGTTTATGGCTGCGTGAAGGTGAAACTAGAGCCATTCCTGAAGTGCCAGGCTATTACCTAGAAAGCGAAAACTTCGAACTTGAAACTTATTCAGGTGAAGGCGAAGAAGAAATTTTCGGTGAAGCCTTAGATCGTGTAGGTACGGTAGCGAAAAACTATCAAACGGATGTTATTTTGTATCAGAAGAAAGAAGATGCATTGCCTGGAGCAGCTGATAGCCAGGAGGTTGTTAAAGAATTTCCGATTCGTGTCAACCAGCCTTTAAAATTCGATGGCTATGCGATTTACCAAATGGATTACCGTTTGGATGAATTGAAAACAATGACATTTGCTTTGACTAACAAAAAAACAGAAGAATCGCTTGGTGAACTGACCATTGATTTGATTGATCCGGAAAAAAATTACGAACTTGAAGGTGGTTCGACTGTTGAACTACTTGGTTACTACCCAGATTTTTCAGGCTTTGAAAACGGTGAACCACAAACGGCAACACCATTGCCGAACAATCCTGGCTTCTTGGTGAAATTGACTACTCCTGAAACACCAGAAGGAGAAACAAGTTTCATTACGATTCAAAATACAGTAGAACCATTAGGTGAAAATGACTTTAAACTGACTTTCCAAAGTGTTGAAACGCGTGATGTATCGGGTCTTACAGTTCGGAAAGATAGCACTTTGCCGATTCTTGGTCTTGGCGGTTTGATCTTCATGATTGGTGTGGCACAGGGGATGTACTTTAACCATCGACGTTTCTGGATTCAACAGAAAGCGGATGGCACGATCTTGCTTGCGGGTCATACCAATAAAAACTGGTTCGGCTTAAAGAAAGATCTTGATCAAGTTGCTGAGTATGCATCATTGCCTGCTTACACAGATCAGCAAGATGAAATCGACAAAACAGAGAAAGCGGAAAAGGAAGGTGAAATATTGTCATGA